The Nitrospira sp. sequence AGCCGAGATCGCCGAGTACATCGAGATGTTCTATAATCGCACCCGCCGACACAGTCATCTGAAGGGGGTCAGTCCGGAGGCGTTTGAAGCCGTGTCAAACCGGGCTTAACGATGTGTCCACAAAAGGCTGGGAAGTCCAAGGTAAGCCTAATGATAGTGAGCTGGTAAAAGAGTATTATCAGGCAATAGTTAAGAAAACATGGGTTGACAAATTGCCTACTAGAGTCGTCCGTTGGAGTGTGTTTACTGGACTTGGTGTAGGAGTTGATCTTGTTGGGGCTGGTGGATTGGGTACTGTTGCTGGCGTTGTATTAAGTGCTTTTGATGCTGCCATTGTAGAGCAGATGATTGCAGGGTGGAAACCACATCACTTTGTTGAGGGTCCGTTACGGTCATTTATTCCTTCGAAGGGTAAAGAAAGGTAAGCGCAGTCATGACGAACTATCCCCGCAGTCCCAAAGCCTTGCTTGGTGGCATTGCTCACCTGGGGCGGTTTATCGACAAGATCAAGCTCCGCAATGCCGGGCAGATTCAGGACTACAACTACATCACGGTCGGGTTCGACAAATACCTGGTCGATTTTCTGGGGATCGATCCGAAGGCGTTTGAACAAAAAGTCTTGGCCGGGGGGACTGATGAGCAATTGCTCGCCTGGGTGGTGGCGAATAGCAAGCCGCACTCGCACGAGGAGATTGCTCAGTGGTCGCAGGGCCTTCTGTCATCTGCCCCGAAAGAGGATGCGACGCGCGTGCGGTTTCAGGGCCGCCTCGACGAGATCGCCAAGAAACGGGGCGTACCCGTCAGTGCACTTCCGCCCGCGTCCACCTGGGTCGATGCGATCGAACTCGACGAAGGCCGCATGTAGGAGGCTTCCATGCAGATGGTGATGCTGGTCTTCCGCTCGTCGCTGAAGGAGCAGGTCCATGCGTTGCTTCACCGCTGTGACGTGAAGGCGTTCACGGAAGTGAATGAGTCGGTGGGCTATGGTCAGACTGGTCCTGCCGAGGGGCTGGCCTTCTATCCCGGCACGAACTCGGTGATTCTGGTTTCTCTCGATGACGATCATCAGGCGCGTGTGGCGTCGGCGGTGAGAGGCTGGTGTGAGGAGTCGGCAAAACATCCTGGGTGGCAGAAGCCATCCATTCGCGTATTTGCATGGCCCTGCACTCAGATTGTCTAGCAGGCTGTTGATAAAGTCCGCCAGCGGCGTTCTCGCGGCGCTCAGAGGCTCAACGTACGGCAGAGAGTACGCTTTCGCCTCTTCGCTTGCTGCGGCCTTGCTGGGCGGCCTTTCTGAACAGCCTGCGGGCTATTCAGCTTCTGTTAGCGACCTCGGAAGTGGTGGCGTGTTGGTGGCGTTGTCTTGTTTGTCACCGCACTGGTAGCAGGCGGTTGCGTGCTGGCTAGGCCGCAGGAAGTGTCAGGAGCTTCTTCATTTCGCTGTGGGCCATGACGACATCAGGGGCGCGCTGCAGGGCTTCGTAGTAGCTTCGTTCAAACCCATCACCTAGTTCGGAGGGGCGGATCATGCTCCGAACTTCCGTCAGGATCTGCGCGACATCCTCCGTAGTCAGATTGCACTCTTCGTCCAGCATTTCATCAATGCGGACCACCACATTGGACAGCGGATGCAGCCAGGTGAACCAGGGATCGTTCATGACCAGTTGCAGCAACTGGCCGGTCGAATCCACACGGCCGTAGATCCGCTCGAACGTGAGCTGCTCTGCCACGATCAGGGCCTTGTGAAGCCCCAGCAGCCCATGCCGCACATCGGTCAGGGTTTGGCGGAGCGGATTGGTTTTTTGTATTGTGGACTGCTGCGATGAAGTAGCCATAGGAGAATTCTACCAGGGTTTTTAAATTTTGCAGGCCGTCGATCCCCGTGATGTCTTTCTTGGCCTGGCTACATTATCGGCAGGTCGCTTTCTACACTGTAGAGTCCCATGATTATGTTACCGGCCGAATCGACCGCCTCCACTGGGAGGGGTGTGGCTGTTTGGAGAAGGGGCTGGGGATAAGGCGCGATTCGGACTCAACGGGAGGATCGGTGCCGGTGTCAGGTTGTTCGGCGGCAGGGGAGTGCCGAACGTGGAGCGGTTTCCGCTCTCAGTCTCGCCGTGCGGTTGTAAGCCTATCGGGCTTTCAGTCCCTGGTTTGGTGACGATAGTCTGATTGCCATGCGGATCGGAATAGATGCCGATGTCGTCGCCGAGGTGGGAGAGGTGCCCGCTAGTGCCGTCATGATTCTGAACAATGCGACTCTCGGCCAAGCCGGTCACGGCAGACAATGCCAGGCACGCCATTGTGATCGTGAGCGATGTCAGTGTCCGCTTCATCGGCTTTCGCGCATGCCTCAGTACGATTCACTCTACTCCCCGGTCGAGTATTCTTCCAGAGATCTCGTCCTGTTTACATTTCATTCTCGAGCGCGTCATATGAATACCTCCTCACGTTGCGACTGACGGCGAGTGTTTCTCATGGGTAATCTCATGCGCGTCTTCATTGTCATATCTGTCGCACTCGCTGCGAGTCTGACGCTTCTTGGTCACCGTTCCTGGGGGAAGGTGTTGGCTGGGAATGCCGGTGCGCGCGAATGGCTGGAGATCGCGAGGCCGCTCGATATCCCGTCCGAACGGCTGGAGCGCCCGCGCCCTGAACAGGATCGCTTGTCACCGCCCCAGGTCAGTCCAACGCTGAGTCAGGCTGAGGTCATCAAATTGGCCAAAGTGGAAGAGAAGAAAGAGTTGGGTAAGCGATTCCATGACTACGGGATCACGAGCGTGATCTTTGAATCATCGACCGGCCTCTGGTCAGTAACTTTCAATCACAGCCCGCCTCGTCGAGCGCCTGACGGTTGTGTCGTCGTGTTCGTCCACGACAAGGACAAGACCGCAGAGTTTCAGCACTGCGTGTGATGGATGCTTCGTCCCGGTCCTGGCTGAACCGGTGGGTTATTGCGTGATGCGGGTTCCGTAGAAGGTGAAGAGCTCGCCGGCCAGATGGCCCATCTCTTCCGGATCGGTCTGCCGTTTGCGGCGGATGTAGTCGTTCAGGATGCGTCCGTCTGCCGTCTTATGGACGTGGGGGAGCGCTAGATTCATGCGGTAGCGTTCGACGGCTTCCGCGACGCGGCTGATAAACACCACAGTGCCGTCTGGTTCGATCCGTTCGACCACGCCGACGTGGGTCAGCGGATCGTTCAACCTGCCGTCGCCATTGAAGTCCCAGGTGTTGTCGAAGAAGACGAGATCGCCGGGCTGCACGATCGGTCCCTGGTGGAGCCGTCCGTGCTGCCGCATGTGGTTGTAAATCAGTCGAACGCCGTTCGCTCGCCGATCCGTCGTGCTGCTGTTATACAGATCGATGCCGTGTTCGAGGTAGATGGCGCGGGTGACACCGGCGCAGTCATAGGCCACGCGTCTCCCGTTGCTCTCGATCAGTCTGGCGCCGAGGAGCTTGGTCGCGGTGTGGACGATTCCGGTTCTGGTGGCGGTGGCAGAGGGCGATTTCTGGACCGGCGTGACCTCGAAGCGGGAGGCGGGCACGCGCGCCACGGGTGTGCTGGCGCAGCCGACGAGTGTCAGGATGACCACCGTGGTGCCGATCAGTGTGAGGCGTCGCGGGTTAGCGGACATTCACGAAACGGCCCTGCGCCGTCTCCCTGAGTTGATCGATATCTTCCCGCCGCGTGACCGACAGCGGGACGGTGTGCGTCAATTCCTCAATCAGTAAATCGGTCGTGAGCGGCGTCTTTTGGTGCAGCGCGCGATAGAGTGCTGCGACGACGGCCTGTTCGATCTCCGAGCCGCTGAAGCCGTCGCTGGCGCTGACGATTTTTACCAGATCGAACCGTGTCTTGTCTTGCTTGCGGAGCCCCAGGTGAATCTTCCAGATGGATTCTCGTTCGCCGTCATCCGGCAGATCGACGAAGAAGATTTCATCGAACCGGCCTTTGCGGAGGAGTTCCGGCGGCAGCAGCGCGAGATTATTGGCGGTCGCGATGACGAACACTTCCTGCTTCTTTTCCTGCAACCAGGTGAGAAACGCGCCGAAGAGCCGGCGGCTCAAGCCCGCGTCGGCGTCGCCGCTCCCGCCGCCTGCGGCCATCGCCTTTTCAATTTCATCGATCCAGAGCACGATGGGCGAGAGTGATTCGGCCATCTCGATCGCCTTGCGGAAATTCTTTTCCGATTCCCCGACGAACTTATCGAACAACCGGCCTGCGTCGAGTTTGAGCAGCGGGAGCTGCCATTCCCGCGCGATGGCCTTGGCTGCGAGCGATTTCCCGCAGCCCGGCACTCCGACCAGCATGATCCCCCGTGGCGGGGTCAGGTTGAGCGCTTTGGCCTCGGCTGTGAATCCGACCTTCGCGCGTTCCAGCCAGGATTTCAAGTTCGTAAATCCGCCCAACTCAAATCGGTTGTCTTCAAGCGGATAGTATTCCAGCAGCCCACCGTCTTTGATCGTCTGGACTTTGCGTTTCAAGATCTTCTGCACGTCGTCGGCGGACAGCGTGCCGTCTTCGACGACGCACCGCGTGATGACCTGTCTGGCTTGATGCAGGGTCAGTCCCTGCAGGGCGCGGAGAATGGCCTCGCGTTCCTGAGTCGAGAGGCTTGCATCGGCCGGCTTGGTGTCGGTGAGAGAGCCGAGGATGCTCTGTGCCATGGTTGTGGAGCGTGGACGACGAGGCGCGGCTCTGGTCCCGAGCGAGGAGAGGACGTTCTGGAGCATGGACTGTAACTCGGTGCGATCCGGCAATTGGAGATCCAGGCGGACGGCAATCTTTTCAAGATCGAGCGGCAGGGCGATGGGATGGCCGGTGAGGATGCAGGTAGATCTTGATCGGCCATAGACCGCCGATACTTCGCGCAGCTGTCGAGTGACGGCCGCGTCTTGTAAATGCGGGACAAGATCCTTCAGCCAGAAGACCGCTTCGACGGTCAGCCCATTCAGGTGCTGAAGCAGCGCCAGCGGAGTCGCGGTCATCTTGCTGAGCGTGGGGCCGTCGTCGGCCCGGGTAAGCCCTCTCGTGATGGACCATTCGAACAGCGGCATGCGCTCTTGCGCGGCCACGGATTGCAGCAAGGCCAGCACGCGCTCTTCTTCCACGGTCTCGATGATGACCAGCGGATGGCAGGAGCGGATCAAGGTGCGGAGGTCGTGGACGCTGGTTGCTAAGGCCATACGAATGCCATGCTAGCATGTGAGGTGCGCGTCACCAAGAGAACGGCTGTTTGCTACTTAGACTCAGGCGCCGGGACCGATACGGACTTCGCACAGCGAAAGCCGATCGTGGCCGAGCGCTGCGCCGGGGGCGAGCCGCTACGGGTGGCCGTTCGCAGCATGATGACTTTGCTCTTCCATGATCCGCCGCGCACGCTCCGGTAACGGCCGCTCGTCGGTCCCGGCGGATTTTTCTCCGTCATGTAGGCGTAGTAGTCGAAGCCGAACCAGTCCTGGACCCACTCGGCGACATTCCCGGCCATGTGATGCAATCCGTAGGGGCTGCGGCCTTCTTCCAGCGACTCGACCGGGGCGAGAATCGGAATCTCATGCACATGATATTGTCCGAACATCGCCCGTTTCTGGTCGGGGATCGCATTGCCCCAAGGAAAGAGGGCGCCTTCCGTTCCGCGTGCCGCTTTTTCCCATTCGGCTTCAGTGGGGAGCCGCTTGCCGGCGGCGAGGCACAGATCCTGTGCTTCCTTCCACGTCACATAGAGGGCCGGCCAGCGCGACAGCGTGTCGTCGGTGACGGAGTGGATGGTGATGACGTGCCAGATCAACTTCTGGAGCTCGTCGGAGGGCGGCGTTTTCCGCTGCTGCAAGAACGCGAGGTATTCTCCCAGGCTCACTTCGTCGCGATCCATCTCGTAGGCATCGAGCCAAACATGATTCTGCGGGAGTTCTGTATCGTCGAATTGTGTCCCGATTCCGTACGGATCGTCGTCGATGCGCTTACTTCCGAGGAGGAAGATGCCTGCGGGTATGGTGACTGTGGGCGCCGGCTTCGCCAGCGCCGCGATGGCGGTGAGGTGGCGCGCCAATTCTTGCGATGGCTTGGGCGCGACAGTGGCGCCCGATACCGGCGTCGATAGGGCAAGTAGAAGGAAGAGCGAGGGGAGCCAGCGAAGGAATGGCATCAGGTCTTGCTCGGGGATTCCAGCGCCTTATGGATTTCACCGATCAGGCGCCGTTCGATTTCGGCCGTCTCTTCCTGGCTCACGCTCAAGATCCGGCCGCCTTGCGCCACTTTTTCAAATTCGGCGCGGACCCCGAGTCTGGTGGTATTGGCGGGAAGGGCCTGCAGGGTGATGAGATATTGATTGCGAAAGCCGGCCACTTCCAGCGAGGCCGGGTTCGAAATCTTTCGTTCCGTCACATACACGGCTTTTTGATCATTCTTATAACTGACCTTCACGGGATAGCCGTTCTTGGCGAGGGTCTCTTCCACGATCTTCGCGACGGCGGCCAGCGGGCGAGCGACGGTCTCGATCTGCGCACCCTTTTCCTCGATGCGCAGTTGCTGAGCCGCCTGAGCCGCGGCGGTTTTCACCGCTTCGGCGCTCGCGCGTTTCGCCTGGGCGAGCTGCGCATTCAATTGATCGGTCAGCTGGCTCATCTCGGCCTTGGCCGACTCCGTGGCCTTCTTCGCATCACGCAGTTCCTGATTCAACAGGTCGATCTGCTGCTGCATGACCTTGTTCCCGTCTTGCAGTGAAGACAGCAAAGATTCCTGCTTCGTCACCTGTTTTTTTAAAGCATCGTTCTCGGATTTGAAGGGCGATTCGTCCGGCTTACACCCGGCCGTCAGCAGACAGCAGGCCAGCAGGCCGATCCCTGCCATGTTGGACAACGTTGGCGTCACCGTCCATTCCCTGTGAATATTCATCCGGCGATTATCTACGGTTCGCCTGAGCTTGTCCACGCGGATTTGCTGCCGGATGGAGTGATCGATTTGACCGGTCTCCGGCCTGGCGGCTATGCTCACGTCATGCGGTCTAGGATGTTTCTACTCCTGATTCTGTTGAGCCTCATGGTGACGCTCCCGGCTGTCGGGTTGGCCGGGGAGGGGACGGTCGTCTCGATTCCAGCCGAGGACTACGCCCGTTACGACCAGATCATCGCCGGCAAGTTTCTCCACTCAGAAACCCAACTCGTGCTGCTCGAACGAAAGACCGCGACGCAGATCTCGCCGGACCAGGAAGGGCCGCTGACGAGCGTGTGGTTTCACAAGCAAGGGTATTTCGATGGGACGCTTCCCGTCGAACTGGTCCGCGATTTCGTCGCGGCGAATCAGGAGCCGGCAAAACTGGAAGGCCGGTTTCAATTCGGAACCAGGTATCGGTTTGTGTTGGGCAACGCGGTCGAAGATCCGGAAGTGTCGCTGGCACAACCGGTTCTGGCCGCCTGGCTCAGATCCGTGCAGGCGATGCCGGTACTGGACCGGCTGGTGTTTTCGCGCATCGGGTACAATCTCCCTCAAACTCAAGCCTTGGTCTATGTCGGCAATCCGCGTCCCGATGGTTCGGGGGCCGGTTTTCTGGTCTGGTTGCGCCGGCAAGGGACGGCCTGGTCGATCTGGGATACGGAGGTAGTGTGGACGGTTCGTGTCGAACCGGAGTCCGACGGCGGGCCGCTGCTTGCACCGTGAGCGGTTTCAGCGGTAGCATGCGCGCGCCTGCAGGATGCTGAAAAAGTCTGCCAGCAGCGTTCTCGCGGTGCTCAGAGGCTCAACGTAGACAAAAGCTGACTGGAGGCAAAGTACCTATCCGCTCGCATAAGATCGAAGCGAGCGGGTCAAGCGAAGCTTGGTATGTACCTCCCCGCCTCTTCGCGTGCTGCGGCCTTGCTGGACGGTCTTTTTGAGCACCCCTGGTAGACTCCCCTGCTGTGCTTATGAATGAGAGGTTGCCGTAACCAGTTTCTTTACAGCCTGCTATGCCGACGTTAATTCGCAAGACTTTTTCTGTTCCCCCGCTCGGGTGCAATTGCTCCATCATCGGCGATCCGGTGACGAAGCAGGCCATTGTCGTCGATCCAGGCGGCGCGCCTGAGCGGATTCTTCGCGAGGTCCAGCAGTTAGGCCTGACCGTCAGCCACATTCTGCATACGCACGCTCACTTCGATCACTTTCTTGCGTCCGGCGAAATGCAGCGGTTGACCGGTGCAACGCTCTGTCTGCACCAGGATGATCTCGATCTCTGGACGAATCTGGAGGCGCAGTGCCGGATGTTCGGTGTGCCCTATGTGGCTGTGCCGCTGCCGGAATATTGGATCAAAGATGAAGAACGGATCATGGTCGGCGGTGTGACCCTGGTGGGCCTCCACACACCGGGTCACACGCCCGGCTCAATGAGCTTCCATCTTCCTGGTGAGAGTGTGGTGTTGGCCGGAGATACCCTGTTCCGGGGCAGTATCGGCCGGACCGATTTGTGGGGCGGGGATTTCGATGCGATTGAGCGGTCGATCCGTGAACGGCTCTATACACTCGCCGATGAGACAACGGTGGTGACCGGACACGGACCGGAAACGGAGATCGGAGTCGAGAAGGAATCGAACCAGTTTTTTCGCGTGGAGTGACGGACGGCTATTCTTTTGCCATCCGCTCTTTCAGGCGGGCGAGGCGCTTCTCGGTCGATTGCTTGATGAAGGTCATGTTCTCGGAGAGATGCTGCTGCGCGTTGATCTTCCCTTCTTCGCGCCGCTTTAATTGATCGAGTCCGAACTGGGAGATCGCCGCGCCGTCCTCCTTATTGAGCTCTTTCCAGATGACAACGCAACGCGCCTGTTTCGCCGTTGGGTAGGCGTCGCAGGGAGGATCGATCGTCGCAGCCCTGGCGATGGCCGGCACTGACAAGAGTCCAGCGAGCACAATCGTCAAAAGTTTCATATCCAGCCGGTCCTTCTTATCCATGACCACGAAGCGTGAACGGCACCATACCACAAGTCAAATCGTTGCGCCGACCATCCGGATCTATGAGCAAGGGGCGACAACGTTTCTGCAGCGCTGGATCAGTCGTCGTAAGCGACCTCCGGCTCTGTTACTCGACTCGCTCACCCGGCTGCCAAAGCATTCGAGCATTCTCGATCTCGGCTGTGGCGGCGCGCAAGACGCGCGGGTTCTTCATGCAAAAGGATTTCGTGTCGTCGGGATGGATCTGACGACGGCGTTTTTGCGGGCCGCGCAGAGCACGGCTCCATCTGTACCGCTGGTGCTTGCCGATATGCGTGACATGCCGTTTCGAGACGCATCATTTGATGCGGTTTGGGCGGCTGCCTGCTTGATGCATGTGCCCAAGTCTGAAGCCGCGCAGGTGCTCAAGAGGCTGAGTCGCATCGTTTGTCCCGGCGGGATGCTGGCGGCAACCGTCACGTATGGCACTCAGAGCCGCATTTTGACCGATGGGTGGATGCCCGGCCGCTACTTTGCCAGATGGCAGAGGGCTGAATGGGCCAGGGTGGTGGAACAAAACGGCTGGACGATTGACTCGCTGCGTGTCGTGTCGAACCAAGAGCGCAAAGGCCGGTGGCTGAATCTCGTCGCGAGACGCGCTATGTGACGGGAGCGTCTGATCGCAGGGCACGTTACTTCGTCGGCGCTGGCTCCGACGTCTTGCGGTCGAGCGTGAAGTAGATCTTCTCGTCGAATGTGTAGTACCCGCCTTCATCGATGTCGTGCATGATGCAGAAAGGCGAGAAGATAATCGCGCAGCCGAGCACGTCGGCGACCACCCACCAGGACCAGGTTCGCTTGATCGTATAGGTAGCGGGGTCGTAGCCGTCTTTGGAAAAGGTCGCGCGATGGTCGGCCTTGCGGCTGAGATTGACGGTGCCCGGTGCGAGCATGTGCACGAGATCGTCGACGACGACGTTGGTCTCTGCCGGAGTGGTAAAGAGCGTGACGGATTGATGGTCTCCGTGCATCCAGGTGCCGCAGCCGGTCAGGGACCAGGCACATCCAATCACGAGCGCGCCAAGCCAAAGTCGAGTCCGTGTCATGCCAACCTCTTGCTCGCTGGTGCGGGAAGGATCATCCAGCGCGGTCTGATGGTGAACAGCTGTCGGCATTTTTCCATGCCACCCGCCGTTCTTCTAGCGTTTTCAGTAATTCTACAGAGAGTGGGGCCGGTCCTTTAGATCTTCATCGCCTCGTTTACTTCGGCGAGGGTCGCTTTCGCGACTTTCGCGGCGCGCTGGCTGCCGTCCTGCACGATCTCGTCGATGCGCGAGGGATGGCTGATGAGGGATGCGCGGGCTTCCCACATGGGCGCCATGCGCTCGACCATCTTATCCGCCACCAGTTTCTTGCAATCGATGCAGCCGATAGCAGCGGTGCGACAGTCCGTGTTGATCTGCGCCTGCACGGCTTGCGGCGAGTAGATCTTGTGGAACTCATAGACGGGGCAGACGTCGGGGTTGCCCGGGTCCGTGCGCCGCACGCGCGCCGGGTCGGTGACCATCGTCTTCAGTTTTTGCCGGACTACCGGCTCCGCATCCGACAGGTTGATCGTGTTGCCGTAGCTCTTGCTCATCTTCCGCCCATCGGTGCCCAGGACCTTGGGAAATTTAGTGAGGTGTTCTTTGGGCTCGGGGAAGACGGACTTTTTGTAGATATCGTTGAAGCGCCGCGCGAGTTCCCTCGTCAGTTCCAGATGAGGCAGTTGGTCTTTGCCTACCGGAACGAAGTCCGGCTTGTATAGCAAGATGTCGGCAGCTTGCAGCACGGGGTAGCCGAGAAAGCCGTAGGTGCTGAGGTCCTTTTCTTTGATCTCGTCCTGCTTCTCTTTGTAGGTCGGATTCCGCTCCAGCCAGGACACGGGGACCATCATCGAAAGGAGAAGGTGCAGCACGGCATGCTCGGGAATGTGGGACTGGATGAAGACGGTCGAGCGTTTCGGATCGATGCCGGCGGCCAGCCAATCGATCAGGAGTTCGCGCACGAATTCGCGGATCCGGCTGGTGTCGGCGTAGTTCGTCGAGAGGGCGTGCCAGTCGGCGACGAAGAAGAAGCACTCATAGTCTTCCTGCAGCGCCTTCCAGTTTTCCAAGGCGCCGAGATAGTTGCCCAAATGCATCAAGCCGCTGGGTTGCATACCGCTGAGAACGCGCTTACGTGGTGCAGTGGTCATTGCGAGGCTCCTGCGCCGAGGCCCAGTGCCGTCGACAAGATCGTGCCGGACAGGGCCGTGGCGAATGTGCTGGTGATGGTGTGGATGACCCGGAGTTCTTTATCGAAGACGATCAAGCCCATGAGAATCATCATGCCGTAGGGCTCCAACCGCGCGAGCGCGAGCGCCGGGGCGGGGGGCAAGAGGCAAGTCAGGATGCGCCCGCCGTCGAGCGGCGGGATCGGAATCAAATTGAAGAGCGCCAGAAAGACGTTGATCATCACCGAGTAGAGGGCCATGACGCTGATGGGCAGCAGGATCATCGTGGCCAGGCTCGCGGGTTCGCCGTCGGCATTGCCGGGACGTTTGGCCAGCAGGGATGGATCGACGGCAAAGAGCGCCGCGACGACCAGCGCACCGAGGACCGCTAAGACGAGATTCATGCCGGGCCCTGCGGCGGCGACCAGCGCCATGTCGCGGCGCGGCTGGCGCATGTTGCGCGGATCGACCGGCACCGGCTTGGCCCAGCCGAGGAGGAAGCTTCCCGGCAACGCGAGGCAGAGCAACGGCAGAATGATGGTGCCGAGCGGGTCGATATGCGCCAGGGGATTCAGGGTCAGGCGGCCTTGCAGCTTCGCGGTCGGATCGCCGCATTTATCGGCGGCCCATCCGTGGGCATATTCATGCAGCACCATCGCGACGAGGAGCGGGAGACCCATGTATGAAATCTTATGGAGGATGGGAGCGAGTGTGTCCATAGGGTGATCCGGCTAGTCGAGTTGGACGAATTTCCCGTGTTTGACTTGGAGCAGCGCGAGGGGGCGTTGGAGGGTGCCTTCCGCTCCGAAGCCGGCCGGTCCCATCAGCGTGGGGAGATCGCGCTGCGTGGTCAGGAATTCTTGAACGGCGTCGCCCGACGTCGCTCCCCGGCGAATCGCTTCCAGGACCAGCTTGGCGGCATCGTACCCTTGCATGGTGAACAAGGTGGGGCTGCCCTGAAACCGTTTCTGAAAGCGTTGAACGAAATCCTGCACGGCGGCATTGGCGCTCTCCGCGAAGAATCCGTCCACAAACACGGCGCCGTCCACTGTGCGGTCAGCCGTGCGCAGGAAGTCCGGCGAGTTCCATCCGTTGGTTCCCAAGAGCGGGACTTTGACGTCGTGAAAGGCGAGTTGTGCCGCGAGCAGGCCGATTTCACTGGCGCGGCTGGGAATGAAGATCGCGTCGAAGCCCGGCGTGTAGAGAATCCGTTTGTCGCTTTTGCCGACCGGCTTTCCCGCAGGTCGCGAGGGATCGTAGGGAACCGCGAGGCCGTATTTCTTGAGGTCTTCGGCCTTGAGTCTCTTGATCTGCGGCGAGAAGTCCGAATCGCCCTCTTTGAACGATTCCATGGCGATGACTTCGCCCTCATGCTGCCGGACTTCTTGCGCAAAGAGGCGAGCCTGTTCACGGCCATACGTGGTATCGGGATACAGAATGCAAAACCGGCGATAGCCTTGTTCACCGGTGGCATAGGCTGCGATTCGCTTGGCTTGCAGGGCATGGGTCAGGGTGGTGCTGAAGACGAAGCTTCCCAGTCGTCGGACATTGGGAAACGTGGCTGCCGGGGTAATCAGCGGGATTTTTGCGCGTTCGGCCATCTCGGCCATCACGGGGAGATTTTTCGAGAGCATCGGCCCGATGACGGCCATTGGCCGGTCTTCGTTCAGCAGTGCGGCGTGGTCTTCGAGAAACGAGGGTTTGTCCGACTCGTTGTCTTTCACGATCAGTCCGACGGGCGGCATCCCCGACTGTTCGCGCGCGCGTTCGACCGCCAGCTGAATGCCCTCCAGTACTTCATTGGCGAACGGCGCGAGGCGTCCGGACAGCGGCAGGACCGTGGCGATGAAGAATTGGTTCGCCTTCAATCTGGTCTTGAGGAGCGCCAGCGTGTCGGCGGCCTTGGAGCCGTAGGGGTGTTCGGGGAATTGCGCGAGAAATTGTTGAATCTGGCGTTCGGCCAGATGGTCTTCTCCGCGCCCGGTATAGAGCTCGATTAGGCGGATGGCGGCCAGATCGCCGGGGAACGATTTCGGATAGAGGTCGTGCAGTCGCGTGAGCGCTTTCTTGTCCAGCTTCTCGTTGATGAACTCGCGAATCTGTGCCCGCGTCTCCGCTACGTGCTCTTCGGTACCGGCGGCGCTCTCTTGGAGCAGGGCTTCGATGGCGCGGACATACTCTTTTTTCTGCACCAGAAATTCGGCGGTGAGCCGGAGGGCTTCGTGCTTCGTGTCTTCGTCGGTCGTGCCGGTGCGCAATTGTGTGAGCAGGGGCAGCGCCAGATCGATGTTGCCCATCGCCGCGTGGGTGCGGGCCAGCATGATCTTCCCCCGCTCGCTCAAGTCGGACGCCGGGAATTCGGTCTGCAGCTGGTTCAAGTATCGTATGGCCTCGGAGTATTCCTTCATGTTGTACAGAGCGGCTCCGAGCAGCAGGTAGGTGTCATCCAAATGCTCCGGGCGCGGGGAGGTTGCGAGAAACCGCCGAAGGACGGTGGCGGCGGACTCTGCCTCGCCCTTGTCGAGCAATCGCTTGGCTTGCGCAAGCACCGGGGGATCAGGCAGCGGCGCTTTGAGTTCCGTCGCGGGGGCCGGTTGGGGCTGCACCGCGGCTCCTGCAAGGCTCAAGGCCAGGACGACGATCAAGCGGCGGCAGGCATGCAGTCGT is a genomic window containing:
- the trpS gene encoding tryptophan--tRNA ligase, whose translation is MTTAPRKRVLSGMQPSGLMHLGNYLGALENWKALQEDYECFFFVADWHALSTNYADTSRIREFVRELLIDWLAAGIDPKRSTVFIQSHIPEHAVLHLLLSMMVPVSWLERNPTYKEKQDEIKEKDLSTYGFLGYPVLQAADILLYKPDFVPVGKDQLPHLELTRELARRFNDIYKKSVFPEPKEHLTKFPKVLGTDGRKMSKSYGNTINLSDAEPVVRQKLKTMVTDPARVRRTDPGNPDVCPVYEFHKIYSPQAVQAQINTDCRTAAIGCIDCKKLVADKMVERMAPMWEARASLISHPSRIDEIVQDGSQRAAKVAKATLAEVNEAMKI
- a CDS encoding site-2 protease family protein; its protein translation is MDTLAPILHKISYMGLPLLVAMVLHEYAHGWAADKCGDPTAKLQGRLTLNPLAHIDPLGTIILPLLCLALPGSFLLGWAKPVPVDPRNMRQPRRDMALVAAAGPGMNLVLAVLGALVVAALFAVDPSLLAKRPGNADGEPASLATMILLPISVMALYSVMINVFLALFNLIPIPPLDGGRILTCLLPPAPALALARLEPYGMMILMGLIVFDKELRVIHTITSTFATALSGTILSTALGLGAGASQ
- a CDS encoding penicillin-binding protein activator, encoding MQPQPAPATELKAPLPDPPVLAQAKRLLDKGEAESAATVLRRFLATSPRPEHLDDTYLLLGAALYNMKEYSEAIRYLNQLQTEFPASDLSERGKIMLARTHAAMGNIDLALPLLTQLRTGTTDEDTKHEALRLTAEFLVQKKEYVRAIEALLQESAAGTEEHVAETRAQIREFINEKLDKKALTRLHDLYPKSFPGDLAAIRLIELYTGRGEDHLAERQIQQFLAQFPEHPYGSKAADTLALLKTRLKANQFFIATVLPLSGRLAPFANEVLEGIQLAVERAREQSGMPPVGLIVKDNESDKPSFLEDHAALLNEDRPMAVIGPMLSKNLPVMAEMAERAKIPLITPAATFPNVRRLGSFVFSTTLTHALQAKRIAAYATGEQGYRRFCILYPDTTYGREQARLFAQEVRQHEGEVIAMESFKEGDSDFSPQIKRLKAEDLKKYGLAVPYDPSRPAGKPVGKSDKRILYTPGFDAIFIPSRASEIGLLAAQLAFHDVKVPLLGTNGWNSPDFLRTADRTVDGAVFVDGFFAESANAAVQDFVQRFQKRFQGSPTLFTMQGYDAAKLVLEAIRRGATSGDAVQEFLTTQRDLPTLMGPAGFGAEGTLQRPLALLQVKHGKFVQLD